The genomic interval GTGGTCATGTTCATCGGTTGGGAAGGGGTAGGGTTGTGTTCCTATCTGCTGATCGGTTACTGGTTTAAGAACAATGATTATAACTACGCGGCCCGCAAGGCCTTTGTCATGAACCGGATCGGTGACCTGGGTTTTCTATTGGCCGTATTCTGGTTGTTTGCCAAGGTAGGTTCAGCGAACTACAGTGATGTATTCAGCTCCCTGCAAACCCTGAGCGGTACCGATATCACCATCATTACCTTATTGTTGTTTGTTGGCGCCACTGGTAAGAGTGCCCAGATTCCACTCTATACCTGGTTGCCCGATGCGATGGCAGGGCCCACACCAGTATCCGCCCTTATCCATGCCGCCACGATGGTAACCGCGGGTATCTATATGATCGCAAGGAGCAATGTATTGTTTACTGCTTCGCCGGTTACACAAACCGTGATCACCGTGATCGGTTTGGCCACGGCCTTATTGGCGGCCTCAATTGCGCTTCGCCAAAATGATATTAAAAAAGTGTTGGCTTATTCCACCGTCAGCCAATTGGGTTATATGTTCATTGCGCTGGGTACCGGCGCTTATGTAGCAGCGGTATTTCATGTTATGACACATGCCTTCTTCAAAGCCCTGCTCTTCCTGGGTTCAGGTAGTGTGATCCATGCCATGGGTGGCGAACAGGATATCCGACGGATGGGAGGATTAAAAGAAAAAATGCCCATCACCTACTGGACCTTCCTGATCGGTTGTATTGCCATTGCAGGTATTCCTCCATTCTCTGGTTTCTTTTCCAAAGACGCAATTCTATTGAGCGCATTTGCGCACGAAGGCATGTTCCATCAGGTGGTATATTACCTTGCATTGGGCGGGGCCATGCTGACTGCCTTTTATATGTTCCGTTTGTTCTTTACCACATTTCATGGTTCCTTCCGGGGTACCCATGAGCAGGAACACCATTTGCATGAAAGCCCGGCTGCCATGACAATACCCCTTGTCATCCTCGCCATACTTTCCATCGTGGGCGGCTGGGTTGGCATTCCTGAAATAATAATGGAAGGTGGTGAACGCATCTCTCATTTTCTGGCTCCGGTAATTCCGTTGCAGGAGGGGC from Chitinophagales bacterium carries:
- the nuoL gene encoding NADH-quinone oxidoreductase subunit L, whose amino-acid sequence is MEHILQFAWLIPLLPLVGFLINGLGRKWLSKSVIATIGSGVILASFVFSLILFLDVRGGQTGSGVVHYFDFIRVGNIHIPFDFQVDALSSLFLLIITGVGFLIHVYSASYMHSEPTEHYGRYFAYLNLFVFSMLLLVMGANFVVMFIGWEGVGLCSYLLIGYWFKNNDYNYAARKAFVMNRIGDLGFLLAVFWLFAKVGSANYSDVFSSLQTLSGTDITIITLLLFVGATGKSAQIPLYTWLPDAMAGPTPVSALIHAATMVTAGIYMIARSNVLFTASPVTQTVITVIGLATALLAASIALRQNDIKKVLAYSTVSQLGYMFIALGTGAYVAAVFHVMTHAFFKALLFLGSGSVIHAMGGEQDIRRMGGLKEKMPITYWTFLIGCIAIAGIPPFSGFFSKDAILLSAFAHEGMFHQVVYYLALGGAMLTAFYMFRLFFTTFHGSFRGTHEQEHHLHESPAAMTIPLVILAILSIVGGWVGIPEIIMEGGERISHFLAPVIPLQEGHTVSHSTEWMLMGTSTALVLLMTGLAWNRYAKYKEEKETALGKTLGNKWYVDELYDKVIVHPITSLGNWLEEGMERTGIDAIVNNVGRGVQYLSRQIRLVQSGQVGSYVLLMVVSILLFFVYQFFIKK